The genomic interval TCCATACCAGTTGACATTAATATTGCTTTTTTCCCGCCCTTGGAGATGAAATCCAGCATGGCCTTTACCTTTTTGCCAGCGATGTTATCCTTAAATTTCCCTCTTTTATAGATATCCATCAGGGCATCAAATGTTATATTATTCAATAATTCCTGGCTATTTACGATGCCTTTAAATTCATCCCTATGCCCGGATATAATTATTAACTCATCCGCCTCAATAAGCGTTCCGAGAAGTGACGAGGAAGAATAATTATTAACCATTCCATGGCAATTATTATAATACTGCAACTCTCTCACCACAGGAAAACCTGCACCAATAATTATGGGTAAATATCCATCGGACATAAGCGTCATAATTGCCGATTTTTCTGGTATATCTATCGGCTCAAGGAATTCTTCCGTTTTCCCATTCTCAGGAATTCCACTTTCTGTATAATTATCTCCTGTTTGTACTGAAGGATTAGAAATTTTCCTGATTTCCACCCTGGTAAAAACTGCAATAATCTCCTTTGAATATCCATATTTGTATTTAACACGATCATAGGCATTGATGATATTCACCGGATAAAAAGTATCTGCATTTTCAGGATAACTATCTCCGCATGTCATTACAATTTCATTTTCTGATATCAGTTTACCTGATTTAGCGAATATATCATCAATTAATCCAGGGCTTCCGCATTTCTCGTTATAGTCCGGATAATTGTTGCCAATTGCCATTACAATTCTTTTCATCAAATCCCATCAATAATTATGGATATATGATAAGATTATTAAATTATTTACAATCAACCTATATGGGAAAAAGAGTTAGCGAATCGGATGTAACATCCGAAATCATTGTACTTCCCGGAGACACCAATATGTTCGGTGACCTGTATGGCGGGAGGCTTGTTGAATGGATGGATAACATAGGGAGCATAACGGCTTTTAAGCATAGCCGGAAGAAAGTGGTCACGGGCAGCATAGATAACCTGTTCTTTCTTTCACCAATAAAACTTGGATATATAGTGCATCTGCATTCATTTGTTACCTATACAACAAAATCAACAATGGAAATTGAGATAGATGTATCTTCTGAAAATGTCACTACCAGCAAGAGCAATGTTACAACAAGGGCGTTTTTTACATATGTTGCACTGGACGAAAACGGCCATGCAACAGAGATACCTGAGATAATACCGGAGAATGATATTGAACGTAAAAGATTCGTGGATGGCGAAAAGAGATTAGAACTCCGGCTTCAAGCCTTAAAATCTGTTAAAGCAGATTTGAAATAAGTGGTATAAGTGAATGGCAGCATCTACGAAAGGGAGTTAATGAATATACTCATAGGTACGAAAAACACACTGGATAGGATAACGAAAAATCTTGACCCCGTTTCAAAGGATGTGGTATATACAATGATGGATAAGCCATTTTACGTTGCCCGGGCAGCAGGTTCATTTGGTGCAGATCTTGTGGCACTGCGCGATGATTATTCTCTCGTAATTGAAGTAAAATCGTCTTCCAGATCACAATTAACATTCAGTGAAGCCTCCGGGACAAAACAGGACCAGGCCTTAAAACTCCATAACAGGTGTATTCTATCCGGGCTTTTCATAACATATGCCTACAGGTTAAAAAATTATAAAGGGGATTTCTGGAGATTTTTTTCAATAGAGAGCGATTACCAGTACAGGGGAAAAATGCGCGGACTTTATGAACTTCTCCCAAAGCAGGAAATAACTAGAACAGGAAATTATATACTGAGATGGGAGGGCGGATTGCCGCTCACCACCCTTGTCAATTATTTAAATTCATAAGGCTTTTTTTATTGAGTTATCAAGTATATCTATAGCCTCGTCAATCTGTTTCTCACTCACGATCAATGGAGGTATAAACCTTATGGCGCTCTCACCGGCACCCAGCAATATGAGCCCGTTTTTATAGGCATTCTCTATAGTTTTATCCCTGAGCCCACGGAAATGGGCTTTTGTCTTTCTATTTTTCACAAAGTCTATTGCCTGCATTAACCCGAGCCCCCGGACGTCCCCTATGCTATCATATTTTTCCTGCAATTCATGCAGCCTCTTATTAAGGTAATCTCCAACCTTTCTCGCGTTTTCAACCATATTTTTATTTTTTATTTCTTCTATGGTCGCACGGCTCGAAACAGAGGCAAGAAGGTTTCCGCCAAATGTGTTGGAATGCAACCCTGATTTCTCAAAATCATATTTGCTCTTTACAACAGATGCACCCATAGGTATTCCTGAGGCTATAGATTTGGCCACAGACATAATGTCAGGGTCAACACCAAAGTGTTCAGAAGCAAAGAAACGCCCGGTTCTGCCGAATCCAGTCTGTACCTCATCCATTATGTACAGTATTTCATTTTCATGGGCTAGCTCCATGAGTTTTTTGTGGAAATCCATGGGCGGCACAATATATCCGCCTTCACCCTGTATTGGCTCTACAAGTATAGCTGCAACAGAATTGGATGGTAAAAACTTTCCAAACACATAATCTTCCAGATAATCGATGGCTGCATTTGTCAGGTCTTCAGGCTCTTCATAGCCATCTATGTTGAATGGATTTCTATATGGGTCTGGAAATGGTATATGTGTAACACCACCCATTTCAGGGAAGAAACCCTCATGGTGCACGGGTTGTGATGCCGTAAATGACAGTGCCCCCATTGTTCTTCCATGGAATCCGCCTATGAATCCGATAAACTGTGGCCTTTTTGTATA from Ferroplasma acidiphilum carries:
- a CDS encoding amino acid kinase family protein; the protein is MKRIVMAIGNNYPDYNEKCGSPGLIDDIFAKSGKLISENEIVMTCGDSYPENADTFYPVNIINAYDRVKYKYGYSKEIIAVFTRVEIRKISNPSVQTGDNYTESGIPENGKTEEFLEPIDIPEKSAIMTLMSDGYLPIIIGAGFPVVRELQYYNNCHGMVNNYSSSSLLGTLIEADELIIISGHRDEFKGIVNSQELLNNITFDALMDIYKRGKFKDNIAGKKVKAMLDFISKGGKKAILMSTGMDNVITLIP
- a CDS encoding acyl-CoA thioesterase, translated to MGKRVSESDVTSEIIVLPGDTNMFGDLYGGRLVEWMDNIGSITAFKHSRKKVVTGSIDNLFFLSPIKLGYIVHLHSFVTYTTKSTMEIEIDVSSENVTTSKSNVTTRAFFTYVALDENGHATEIPEIIPENDIERKRFVDGEKRLELRLQALKSVKADLK
- a CDS encoding PDDEXK family nuclease; this encodes MNGSIYERELMNILIGTKNTLDRITKNLDPVSKDVVYTMMDKPFYVARAAGSFGADLVALRDDYSLVIEVKSSSRSQLTFSEASGTKQDQALKLHNRCILSGLFITYAYRLKNYKGDFWRFFSIESDYQYRGKMRGLYELLPKQEITRTGNYILRWEGGLPLTTLVNYLNS
- a CDS encoding acetyl ornithine aminotransferase family protein, translated to MEKDVLLNGVRITTELPGPNAKKIMAEDEKYLTTSTKSLPVVAYRGQGCYIEDVDDNVFLDFSSGISTTNIGYGNEYVISKVQEQLHKLWHFAGTDFYYEEQVEAAKALIGVSPGSHDKKVFYANSGAESNEASLKLARSYTKRPQFIGFIGGFHGRTMGALSFTASQPVHHEGFFPEMGGVTHIPFPDPYRNPFNIDGYEEPEDLTNAAIDYLEDYVFGKFLPSNSVAAILVEPIQGEGGYIVPPMDFHKKLMELAHENEILYIMDEVQTGFGRTGRFFASEHFGVDPDIMSVAKSIASGIPMGASVVKSKYDFEKSGLHSNTFGGNLLASVSSRATIEEIKNKNMVENARKVGDYLNKRLHELQEKYDSIGDVRGLGLMQAIDFVKNRKTKAHFRGLRDKTIENAYKNGLILLGAGESAIRFIPPLIVSEKQIDEAIDILDNSIKKAL